CATTTATGGCTCCCAATATCAGATTCCTTGCCAACCACCTCCTGACTCTTAAGCCAATGTGCTAATATTAAAATTTCTCACAGGAGCATCCCACCTCACAGAACTAATTTCTGTGTCAGGTCAAATAACACTAACTAAAGTAGAGACAACTCCCAAATATCAGTGTTGATTTCTCACTCATGTGAGAGTCTGTTGAGCTTTGGGCAGTAATCTGGGCATCTTTTTCTTCTGCAGTTCTGGCATCTTAGAATCCTTAACTTCCAGGACCACACAAAGAGATAGGTTTAAAGAACAGAACCTTTTTATGGCTTACTGGACCAGTAAGCTTGGCACTTAGAAAACAAGCTGCATAGCAACAGTCATTTTGTAAATCTCGATAAACATTGGAAACCCCAGTGGACCTCAAAAGTGGGGTCAAATCAATCAAGAAAGTTACTTCAGAGGTGAAAAAATACAATAAGTGCCTGAGGTTGTTGAGTTTTGCAGTAAGAAGAGCACGTTGTGCACATGGAGAGCAGGCAGCTCTTTGCCTGGTAAGGACCCTTTAAACTTCCCTTTATTTGTACTACCCATGTTTTCAGAACTACTACAATTTTATGCAGAATATCCCAATAATTTCCCTAAGCATTTAAAGTGTTGTATCACATTATAAATACGGTTaagttggaaaagaaaaggaacacagAATATGAAAGTGTAATATAGTTTAAGAATCTCCTTCTGTGCTGTACTAGGTATGTCTGAGCCTCTTTCCTGCTCGAGTAAACATGGTGGTGGTTGTGATGGTGGAGACGGTGATGATGACAGTGACAGTGATGATTGGCCACCTCACAAAGTGCCAATTATGTGCCCGGCATTGTGGCAGCTGAATCACACACATTCATGTAAATTTTATGCCTAAGCAAGTAGGCACTGTAAATGTGGTTTTCCCCACATTTTAGTAGAGGGATTGAACTTCTGAGGAGTCAAAAAGTGTGTTCCTCAAATCAGTCAAGCAATAGTTAAGAAAATAACCTGGACTTGAAATTATATACAAACAATCATCGATATAACTCTAAATTCATATAACACTGATTGTGAGAGCCTGAAAATTCGGATCGAAGAAGGATAGAGATCAACCAAAATTATGATATGATATTGCCAAAAGCgggttttaaaagaaagaaagcatttttacCATCACACAAaagaattgtattttattcagGGTGTGGAGGATAAGGAACAATTGCTCATCTGGTAGAAAACACTGCCCAggtgacagacagacacagaagaaAGCGAGAGAATCCTCAGAGGGCCCTCGGGAGAAGAGCTGCTGCTTTTCCTCCTGAGGCTCTGCGATGCTTTCTCGGGTACCTCCAGAGGGAAGCGGCGTAGCAGACTCAGATAGGAAACCTCTGACCGTCAGGAATCACCACACGCACACTGCAGGCTGAAGGGTGGAAAGCTTCTTCTGTATCCATGATAGGCTTTGAAGAGAAGATGAAGGTGGAGCTGTGGGACTAGGTGAGCCGATTGTCCTTATCCCTTCCGGATGCAGATAAAAGCTGAAGCTGTTACTTGTTCTTGGGTGGGCACTTCTGCTCGCATTGCTGAACAGGTGTCACAGGAGGACATTTCTTCTGGCACTCCTTAGGCTGGCAGGGGTCGGTGTCCTTTTTCGGTGAGCAAGGGTCGGTGTCCTTTTTCTGTGGGCAAGGGTCTTTCACCTTGGTAGGTGAGCAAGGATCAGGGCACTTATGTGGGCACACTGGAGGTGGCTTGCACTGCTGCTTGCACTGCTGCTCTTGAGAAGACATCTTTCTGGAATCTCAATATCTGAAAGGAAATATATGACCGTGTTCACAAGAAGGAATCCTACACAGACAAGAGCAAAAACTTGTGTAACACAGACAGCATCTCTTCAATCTCTAAGCATGTGTTTTAATCTCTTTAATACCTTTTAATGAATTTCTGACATCTCTCTTGTTCTTTAGCAAATCTATGCATCAGCCCAGGAAAACCTTCTCTTTTCTCATAcaacttttccaaagaaaatatctttgttttagagaaaaaagcaatgttttctctttccgtttcattttttctttctttcttttatttaatgaaaacaaCATCTTCAAAAAACGTTATCACAAGTTCTAAAATCCTGGGCAAGCTCACACGCAATTCCTATCACCACTTTCTGTCATGAGGACCCGACAGGATGACTTATGTACAGAGTAAAGGGCAATCAGGATGAATGTAAGAGCCTCACTCCTTCTAAGATAAATGCCTCTGAAATCACAGCAGAGGTCAAAAAAAGAGGTATAGAAAAAGGTAAATGCTTTGCTCTTTATCCCTTCATGTTAAAATTTCCTGTTAATTTCTTTTGCAATAGAGGACTTCAAGCTAGGTATTCAGAAATCTAGTCAGTTCAATAAAATATTGTGCCCATATTCCAAGTCCCCGTCCACTAAGTAGCATTATACCCATGATCACAACTTTGGACCCATCAAAGTTGCTGTCTCCAGCATAAAATCAACATTCGGGGGCCCGAGAACAAATCTGAACTGAAGAATCAGACTCACCAGGTTCTCCAAGTTCAATCGGAACTCGAGTAGCAGAAGGATAGCTGTCGTGCAGCAGAGGACCTTTTTATTGGGGCTTGCTGCCCCACCCAGGGGGAAGCAGAGCTACCAAAACTGGCTTGGTGCACTCATTTCCCAAGCCAAATGCAAATCCATCCATAACTGGCTTGGCAGGGACTCTGAAAACAGGAAATGTCCTGCGCCAGCATCTCCTCACTGGATTCTGTTCTCATGACTCACAGAGTCCCTGCCTTAGCTCTCCGTTTCAGCGGTTTATGGCAGTGGGAGAATTTCGGGGGTTCTCTAACTTGTAGGCATGGGTTCCCTTTCTTGATTGGGGAAGATGACCCTTTTCTATCTTTCACCTTCTTTGACTTCGAAAACTGCCTGCTTACTTGCACTTAAACTGGTGGCCATTTTCTCGTACATACTGGTTGGAAAATGGCCTGGCTACCTGCTGACACCTTTCTCTTTACCACAAGTCCTTCTTACAGTACATTTCGCCTGGATCCACGGCTTGCTAAGTGAAATCTCTTCTCCTCTTCTAAGACGGACTGAGGGAAGTTTGCAGATGATCTCAGATGACTTCCGGTCACAATACTAAGATGCGTCTAGTAAAGTGCTGACCTCTAGGGTCCTCCTTTCACTGCTTTGCTCCTTCAGATGAAGAACATCCAACACATTCCTATGAACTTTATAAATCTGTTTCACTTCCGGCCACAAGAAATTCCCTAGGAGGGTAGCATCACCTACCATAACTCCAATCAGCTGGCAGATCAGAACCTAGACTTACAGTAGAAACCAAGCCTCTCCCTCATACCTCCCAAACGTGACATACCACCGGCTCCTACTTAATTCCTCCCAAAGGACCAATTTGGATAATTCAACTTTTGAAGAAAGCTCAGAGGAGTGTATAAATTTTCTGGCTTCCTGTCCCTTTGAAATCATTGGAAAACCCTATCTAATATGTAATGCCGTTCAAATAActaattttatatctattttttatttataaattatttaaatatgttgatTCACATCAAATCTAGGGGTACATTCAAGAGATAGCTGAAATCCCTTGATTAATAAGTCGGTCGTTGATGTTAATTGCCATTCATACACAGCTTCTTATTGATtcgtaataattttattataatattaagcTACCTTTAGATTCTTCCATATTGATCACAGCGGAAGATAAGTGAAATTATCCTATTTCATGCTCTACTTCCTTCATACAATTTGTCCATGTGCTTGaaggaatttttgaaattttttatggGTCAACTTGACTGGAACAGGTTGCTGAAATATTTGGTCAATCTTTATTCGGGCTTTTTGTCTACGGATGCTTTTGAATGAGAGTAATATTTAAATCAGTGCCCTGAGTAAAGGAGTTTGCCCTCTGTAGGTGGGTAGGCCTCATATAGTCAGTCGAATAGAACAAAAGTctgacccctcccccatccaggtAAGAGACAATTCCTCTGCCTGATGGCCTTCCAGCTAGGGTTGGCCCTGCATATTTTGGGCTTTCCAGCCTTCCTAATCTCGCTCTCTCTATTTGTCTCTTTCTATGTCTCttcgctctctctctcctgctgtgtgcctgtgtgtgtctctctctattcatatatatatatatatatatatatatatatgtatatatacatatatatatgtaaattgaaCATTTCTTCTGCCACTTCATGCACTCGATTCTCTATGgccaattaaattaaaaattcaaaacgttagtttaaagtgaatttaaactaaaacatattaataatacATGATACTTGTGATAggtaattataacaaatataatgagCCTTTAGGGAATAACTGAAGTTCAGGAAACAATGCCCTAGTATGTTCTCCAACCCtggcaaaatatttcatttctgccTTTTCAGTCCTGGACCTGAACTATCCTCTGTCCCCTTGGGCACTGCAACTTTTCTTTATGGGTCATGGCTGGTGAGCGGCCCTGTCTCATTTAGGAAAATTTTCAACACTGGCTTTACGTTACTGTAGAATGTGGTAACACATTTTTAATAGAATCAGGATGTCCCATCTCACCTGACCCCAACACTCCGCTAGACTGCTGTCATGTGCTTAAAATTCCtttatcaggaaaataaatattttttattccaccAATAAATATCAGATTTAAATTGTGTGAAACCAAAAATAAGTGTAAGGTATGATTTAACACTCAAACCGTCACATATAAGTGACTGAGAGTaggtttggggaggggagagacgaGCAGATCCCTAAAGGTCTGAAATCTAGGTGAATTACAAACTTGGGGCtgacctctttgctttcttctcctctttccagATATGTTTCAGGTCTGTAAAAGACagtacctttaaaaatgtttttcatgctcattttctgtcttctccttcagCCCTCCAGTCCCCTCAACCGGCCATATTACCCTTTGCTCCCCGACGTGCACTCCTAACTGTCCAATTTTGTACATTTTCATGTCAATGCATTTGGCGAtgaattctttcatatttttaaaaattcctgcgGTCAGTAGAGCTGACTAGTtgcaaattaaaagtttaaagtgATGTTGCTAAATGCTCTTCCTTGTCTTGGCCAACTAATCAGGAAGCTTTTCAGGACTGCGGTTTTCTaatgggaaaggaggaagaagaggagaatgagGAGGAGAGGAATAGAAAGAGGAAGCCCTTGAAACCTATGAAACAGCCACCAGCTATGCACCGGGAAGTGAAGGATCACTGAGTCAACCCAACATCACATCCCATCAGTTAAACAGGTTGGGTTCCCACAACTGTTTTGTTCCTGTCagtaaggaaaagctttcaacccaGATTACCATTGGCCATGACCATCCAGAGACAGAGCCATGACAAGAGTACCTTCAGGAAAGGTGTCTACAAGCAATGTCGTCACCAGATGGATCATATAGAGTATTTCAGAGAACAAACAGAAGGAACTTTACTCAACAGATCAGTTACTACTCCCCATAGTTTTACATCACATCTAAGACATAAATCCTTACAGAAACGTCTGATTTCTGTCATCAAAAAATTTGGGAATTAACTGCTCAAATGGGATTGCAGTGTCAGGTACTCCAGCTTTGCTCATACCTGGGGTCATTCCCTCTGAGGACACATCTCTCAAAAAGGGCACAACTCATTATAGTCAAAGCACCAAAGTCACAGCAAGCCTGGCGCCCCCAACATGTCAGGCAGCAGTCACTTTATTGGTTGCAGTGCTGAACTTGAACACTCAAGAGCTCCTCAAGATCAACTACATggaatgctgcaatgaagactacTGTCTCCATTCTGTAGCTTTCTGAGGGTTTTACTATGAATTATTACTATAAGAAAAATGAcaggaaagaacatttttttaaattttgtccaaTTTTTCCTTCAACATTTTATCTCACATATTACTACTGTATGTTATACACCATTGAACAGAATAATCGTGAAAATTAAGATTCTACAACAAaatagggaagaaataaaaataagtaaatgagaatTACGGTACGATATTCCTGATATTTGTAGAGAAAAGGGTCACTGCAAGTACCCTTGAATTGCtgccttttgcttttatttctgagtGTCAGATTCACTCTCCACCTACTTTCCATAATCTTGCTGAATTGGACAAATTACAGTACATTCATATGGTGGAATTCTTAAGATCATCAAAGAGCATTTTTACAAGTTGTTTTAATATtatcaaaaatattcaaattataattttacatCGTATGCAAAACATGATGAGATTTTCAGTAACATATATTCGAGAAGAGACAGGAAATACATATAATTTGCTAAGAGTGATTTACTGGTGTAATTTCAGATAGTTTTTactgttgtgtttttcttttcaaaagattCTCCAAAGAATATCTGCGAATGAGtaaagaatcttaaaatgtttctttgaaaaggGAACAAGGGAACAAGGGACAAGTCTATCTATTTCTCAATTAGAGGGAAAACATTCTTCCTCCTTTGCAGACCAGATGTTTTACAACAACATTTCCGGCAAGTCATCAAAGTTGGGACTGGAGGTGGTAGATGTTTTACTGTTATTCTCTCGATATTTGATCACATCTCGATATAATCCTTCTTGAAGAAAAATCGCAATGATAATCCACCCTCATCCCAGCACTGACACACAAAAGCCACAGGCTCCTGACATTCATATGTATCTATGCAACAGTTCGATCAAAAATGGGGGATCATACCTAGCTCAGAAAACTAATGAGGAATGAGTTTGTCCAGACTTCAAAGTCAGACAGATAGAAATCCTAACATTGGTCAGACCATGATAAATTAGGTAAACGTGGATGGCGGTAAAAGAGGTAGTGATGATAATAACATAACAGTAAAGATAGTACCTGCCTTTAAActgttatgagaaataaattttaagaagaaactatagaaagcacttagcacatttGGCAGAAAGTATACAGTTagttaaataataaattgttaatcaaacaaagacaaaacaacaaGTTCAAGTTGTGTTTGATGGTTGAGGaagtcatttgcttcatttgtttaGAAGATTTTCAACACCActccataaaatgttttattttatttttctatatatcctttatcctccctttcttttttgtttcttttgaattttttttatttttgttggatTATAGTTGCTTGACAGTATTGTGTTactttatactgtacagcaaagtgaatcatctctacatatacatatatcctctctcttttggatttccttttcatttaggtcaccacagagcactgagtagagttccctgtgctatacagtaggtcctcattagttatctattttatacatagtatcgcTATGCATTTATgttaatcctaatctcccaattcatcccaccacccccgtTTCCCCATTGGtatccacacatttgttctctacatccgtgtctctatttctgctttggaaATAAGACTGTCTACgccaatttttttcaaattcgacatatatgcgttaatatccagtatttgtttttctctttctgacttacttcactctgtatgacagactctaggtacatccatgtctctacaaatgacccaatttcattctttttatggctgagtaacattccattttatataggtaccacaacttctttagcattcttctgttggtggacatttaggctgcttccgtGTATTTGCTATTGTAATCagtactgtttttgaattatgggtttctcagggcatatgcccagtagttgtcTTTatgggtgatatggtagttctatttttagttttttaaggaatctccatactcttctccatagtggctgtatcaatgtacattcccaccaacaatgcacgagGGTACCCTTTTCCCCaaagcctctccagcatttattatttgttgacaTTATTATcaaggc
This genomic stretch from Kogia breviceps isolate mKogBre1 chromosome 1, mKogBre1 haplotype 1, whole genome shotgun sequence harbors:
- the LOC136793531 gene encoding small proline-rich protein 2D-like, with protein sequence MSSQEQQCKQQCKPPPVCPHKCPDPCSPTKVKDPCPQKKDTDPCSPKKDTDPCQPKECQKKCPPVTPVQQCEQKCPPKNK